Proteins encoded in a region of the Pseudomonas shahriarae genome:
- the ppa gene encoding inorganic diphosphatase, which translates to MSYSKIPAGKDLPNDIYVAIEIPANHAPIKYEIDKDSDCLFVDRFMATPMFYPANYGFIPNTLADDGDPLDVLVVTPYPVTPGSVIRARPVGILNMTDDGGGDAKVIAVPHDKLSQLYVDVKEYTDLPPLLLEQIKHFFENYKDLEKGKWVKIDGWGNADAARAEIMKSVAAYKG; encoded by the coding sequence ATGAGCTACAGCAAGATTCCGGCTGGCAAAGACCTGCCGAACGACATCTACGTCGCCATCGAGATTCCGGCCAACCATGCGCCGATCAAGTACGAAATCGACAAAGACAGCGACTGCCTGTTCGTTGACCGTTTCATGGCCACCCCGATGTTCTACCCGGCCAACTACGGTTTTATCCCCAACACCCTGGCTGACGACGGCGACCCCCTCGACGTGCTGGTCGTGACCCCTTACCCGGTCACCCCAGGCTCGGTCATCCGCGCCCGCCCGGTTGGCATCCTGAACATGACCGACGACGGCGGCGGCGATGCCAAAGTCATCGCAGTGCCACACGACAAGCTGTCCCAGCTGTACGTCGATGTGAAGGAATACACCGACCTGCCGCCGCTGTTGCTGGAGCAGATCAAGCACTTCTTCGAGAACTACAAAGACCTCGAAAAAGGCAAATGGGTGAAGATCGACGGTTGGGGCAACGCAGACGCCGCCCGTGCCGAGATCATGAAGTCGGTAGCTGCCTACAAAGGCTGA
- a CDS encoding LexA family transcriptional regulator: protein MNTSGDRLRMLLREVHLSASDFAKNRDVTPQHVNNWFKRGVPLARLDEIAELLCVTSRWLRTGEGPKHPPTNLQLEGPNHGNSATAREDCGHYLCGPNSGPEKIDVEIPLHASFNSQESLRLSLRTLEQLNVTADRALGAYMVGNSMIDIIQDGAILAIDRGRTQIIDGEIYALEHHGMLRIKYLYNRPGGGLRMRSHNNSEHPDEFLTYDQRFEQNVHILGWVFWWSTLNNRRPPVPLDEHLTGYDGSKSD, encoded by the coding sequence ATGAATACATCAGGTGATCGCTTAAGAATGTTACTTCGGGAAGTTCATCTTTCCGCATCCGACTTCGCCAAGAATCGCGACGTCACGCCCCAGCATGTGAACAACTGGTTCAAGCGCGGCGTGCCCTTGGCCCGGCTCGACGAAATAGCAGAACTGCTGTGTGTCACCAGCCGCTGGCTACGTACCGGCGAAGGCCCTAAACACCCGCCGACCAACCTCCAGCTGGAAGGCCCCAACCACGGAAACAGCGCTACCGCCCGCGAAGACTGCGGCCATTACCTCTGCGGCCCCAATAGCGGCCCGGAAAAGATCGACGTGGAGATCCCCCTCCACGCCTCATTCAACTCCCAGGAAAGCCTGCGCCTCTCCCTGCGCACCCTGGAACAACTCAACGTCACCGCAGACCGCGCCCTGGGGGCCTACATGGTCGGCAACAGCATGATCGACATCATCCAGGATGGCGCCATCCTCGCCATCGACCGCGGCCGCACCCAAATCATCGACGGCGAAATCTACGCCCTCGAACACCACGGCATGCTGCGCATCAAATACCTCTACAACCGCCCCGGCGGCGGCCTGCGCATGCGCAGCCACAACAACAGCGAACACCCCGACGAATTCCTGACCTACGACCAGCGCTTCGAGCAAAACGTACACATCCTGGGCTGGGTATTCTGGTGGTCCACCCTCAACAACCGCCGCCCACCGGTCCCGCTGGACGAACACTTGACAGGCTACGACGGCTCTAAATCAGACTAG
- a CDS encoding TonB-dependent receptor, with translation MTHRTRTPVPARPGFTSMALLGLAISSAPAFAEELAQAEEKRVSTLPAIRVEGEMPAADLPLSYAGDQVAYGSRLGLLGNKDFMETPFSTISYTEKFIADRQAQTVTDVIAATDPAVFSNGLKGTYSENYSIRGFATSISDVTIDGLFGVAPYYRISPEMYERIEVLKGPSALLNGMPPGGSVGGMVNLVPKRAGAEPLTRFTTTYMSEAQFGGHLDVGRRFGDEQQFGVRFNGVYRDGDTATEQQQQKAQLNSLGLDWRGERARLSADLYNSEDRVRGQNRGISLAANVAVPKPPKSDTLLNPDWAFVDTKDQGAIVRGEFDLTEQLLAYAAFGASETHYRYSGAMSAQVINNAGDLKTSMGQLKMDIEKTSGEAGLKGKWQTGPIGHQWVVNATRYADKQKDYGRRWVPGADWLTNIYHPTWGPEAPRSFAPVAHTESTLTSYGVADTLSVLDDKVQLTLGVRRQNVVTDTFNTTTGARNKPGYDESATTPAAAVVVKLTEQVSVYANYIEGLSKGAMAPMTAANYGDVFAPYKSKQKEIGLKLDLGTFTHTLSLYQIERPGSSTDPVTNVFSFGGEQRNRGIEWGFFGSPIDDVRLMGGVAHVDPKITKSPGGDDEGKTATGLPKLQGKLGAEWDTPLVPGLTLTANATAVSQQYISDDNSQSIPGYTIFDLGSRYAMQVAGRPVTLRGTVTNVTDKAYWGMPLTSSLGLGAPRTYELSATVDF, from the coding sequence ATGACTCACCGTACACGTACCCCTGTGCCCGCTCGTCCGGGCTTTACCTCCATGGCCTTGCTCGGCCTGGCAATCAGCAGCGCCCCCGCGTTCGCCGAAGAACTCGCGCAAGCCGAAGAAAAACGCGTGTCCACCTTGCCGGCGATTCGCGTCGAGGGTGAAATGCCGGCCGCTGACTTGCCGCTGAGCTACGCCGGTGACCAGGTGGCGTATGGCAGCCGGCTCGGCCTGCTGGGCAACAAGGACTTTATGGAAACGCCGTTCAGCACCATCAGCTACACGGAAAAGTTCATTGCCGACCGCCAGGCCCAGACCGTCACCGATGTGATCGCCGCGACCGACCCAGCGGTGTTCAGCAATGGCCTGAAGGGTACCTACAGCGAGAACTATTCGATCCGTGGTTTTGCCACCAGCATCAGCGACGTGACCATCGACGGCCTGTTTGGCGTGGCGCCGTACTACCGCATTTCGCCGGAGATGTACGAGCGCATCGAAGTGTTGAAAGGCCCGTCGGCGCTGCTCAACGGCATGCCGCCAGGCGGTTCGGTGGGAGGCATGGTCAACCTGGTGCCCAAGCGTGCCGGTGCTGAGCCGCTGACGCGCTTTACCACCACCTACATGTCCGAGGCGCAGTTTGGCGGCCACCTCGACGTAGGCCGTCGCTTTGGCGATGAGCAGCAATTTGGCGTGCGCTTCAACGGTGTGTACCGCGATGGCGACACAGCGACCGAGCAGCAACAGCAGAAAGCGCAGTTGAATTCGTTGGGCCTGGATTGGCGCGGTGAGCGGGCGCGGCTGTCGGCCGACCTCTACAACAGCGAAGACCGCGTGCGCGGGCAAAACCGTGGGATCAGCCTGGCGGCGAATGTGGCCGTGCCCAAGCCGCCGAAGTCGGACACTTTACTCAACCCGGACTGGGCGTTTGTCGATACCAAGGATCAGGGCGCGATTGTGCGCGGCGAATTCGACCTGACTGAGCAACTGTTGGCCTATGCGGCGTTCGGCGCCAGCGAGACCCACTACCGCTACAGCGGCGCGATGTCGGCCCAGGTGATCAACAATGCGGGGGATTTGAAGACCAGCATGGGCCAACTGAAGATGGACATCGAGAAAACCTCGGGCGAGGCGGGGCTCAAGGGCAAATGGCAGACCGGGCCGATCGGGCACCAGTGGGTGGTCAATGCCACGCGGTATGCCGACAAGCAAAAGGACTATGGCCGGCGTTGGGTGCCCGGTGCGGATTGGCTGACCAATATCTATCACCCGACCTGGGGGCCGGAGGCGCCGCGCAGCTTTGCGCCGGTGGCACACACCGAATCCACGCTGACCAGCTACGGCGTGGCGGACACCTTGTCGGTCCTTGACGACAAGGTGCAACTGACCCTTGGCGTGCGCCGCCAGAACGTGGTCACGGACACCTTCAATACCACCACCGGCGCGCGTAACAAGCCCGGCTATGACGAAAGCGCAACAACACCCGCCGCAGCCGTGGTGGTCAAGCTCACGGAACAGGTTTCGGTGTATGCCAACTACATCGAGGGCCTGAGCAAAGGCGCGATGGCGCCGATGACGGCAGCTAACTACGGCGACGTTTTTGCCCCGTACAAATCCAAGCAGAAGGAAATCGGCCTCAAGCTCGACCTGGGCACGTTCACCCACACCCTCAGCCTGTATCAGATCGAGCGCCCGGGCAGCTCGACCGATCCGGTGACCAACGTGTTCTCCTTTGGTGGCGAACAGCGCAACCGAGGCATCGAGTGGGGCTTCTTCGGCTCGCCCATCGACGACGTCCGCCTGATGGGCGGCGTTGCCCATGTTGATCCGAAGATCACCAAATCGCCAGGCGGCGATGACGAAGGCAAGACGGCCACCGGGTTGCCCAAGCTGCAAGGCAAGCTCGGCGCGGAATGGGACACGCCACTGGTGCCGGGCCTGACCCTGACCGCCAACGCGACGGCGGTTTCCCAGCAATACATCAGTGATGACAACTCGCAGTCGATCCCCGGCTACACCATTTTCGACCTGGGCTCGCGGTATGCAATGCAGGTCGCCGGGCGACCGGTGACCCTGCGTGGCACGGTGACCAACGTCACTGACAAGGCGTACTGGGGCATGCCGCTGACGTCCAGCCTGGGCCTGGGCGCGCCGCGCACGTACGAGTTGTCGGCGACCGTGGATTTTTGA
- a CDS encoding siderophore ABC transporter substrate-binding protein produces MNRIHTAWACALLLAALGAGPASAAAPISVTHALGSTLIQPPVQRVVALDMNEVDFLDQLGVPVAGMPKDFVPQFLQRYKNDAAVVDTGAIVQPNLERVHAAKPDLILITSLQAPHYGELSEIAPTVHFDVDYRDSQKRHIEVIKQHLLTLGQIFAKPALAQQQVTALDAKVAEAKRITADRPERALVVLHNNGAFSSFGVQSRYGFVFTELGVKPASPTAEAGLHGQPISSEFIQQANPDILYVVDRTAVMEHRPLLNAQTLGNPLLRQTNAWKTGRVVFVDADAWYVMAASPSSIKQVIADVIQGYQP; encoded by the coding sequence ATGAACCGCATACACACAGCCTGGGCCTGCGCCCTGTTACTGGCCGCGCTTGGCGCAGGGCCGGCTTCGGCCGCCGCCCCGATCAGCGTGACCCACGCGTTGGGCAGCACACTGATCCAGCCGCCCGTACAGCGCGTGGTGGCCCTGGACATGAACGAAGTGGATTTTCTCGACCAACTGGGCGTACCGGTGGCCGGTATGCCCAAGGACTTCGTGCCGCAGTTCCTGCAACGCTACAAGAACGACGCGGCGGTGGTGGACACCGGCGCCATCGTCCAGCCGAACCTGGAGCGGGTGCACGCGGCCAAGCCGGACCTGATCCTGATCACCTCGCTGCAGGCCCCGCACTACGGCGAACTCAGCGAGATCGCGCCCACCGTGCATTTCGACGTGGATTACCGCGACAGCCAGAAGCGCCATATCGAAGTAATCAAGCAGCACCTGCTGACCCTCGGGCAGATCTTCGCCAAGCCGGCCCTGGCGCAACAACAGGTTACCGCCCTCGACGCCAAGGTTGCAGAAGCGAAACGCATCACCGCCGACCGCCCCGAACGCGCCCTGGTGGTGCTGCATAACAACGGCGCGTTCAGCTCGTTTGGCGTGCAGTCGCGCTACGGCTTTGTGTTCACCGAGCTGGGGGTGAAACCGGCCAGCCCGACCGCCGAGGCCGGCTTGCATGGCCAGCCGATTTCCAGTGAATTCATCCAGCAGGCCAACCCGGACATTCTCTACGTAGTTGATCGCACGGCCGTCATGGAGCATCGCCCGTTGCTGAATGCGCAAACCCTAGGCAACCCGTTGTTGCGCCAGACCAATGCCTGGAAAACCGGGCGCGTGGTGTTTGTCGATGCCGATGCCTGGTACGTCATGGCGGCCAGCCCTAGCTCGATCAAGCAAGTGATCGCCGATGTGATCCAGGGCTATCAACCCTGA